The window CGGCCATCGTGGTGTTGACGACGGCCGCGAGGTCGCGGCCCCAGCCCTTGCCACCGGCGTTCTCCGGCAGCGTGGGGTGGGCATAGCCCGTAGGGGCCAACCGCGCCCACCATTCCTCGACGGTGAGACTCTCGTCCCAGTTCTCGTCGAGCCAGGCTTCGAGTTCGGCGCGGACGACTTCAGCGTTGGGAGGAGGCGTGCTCATGAGCCGAATTCTAGCAAGAAGTTAGTGTGCGTTCACTTCGCCCGGAGGGAGAGAGCGTCACCCCTGACAGCTCATTGCGGCCGAGACCAGGAGGGCCCGGTAGGCAACTCTCCCATCGGGAGTCAGGTGCGGAGAGGCACCGTCGCCGGTCCATGCCGGGAGAGGCTCCCATGCGACGTACGCCGCGTCGGCATGCGCCGAGGCTGTTGCGGCCAGCATGGCGTTCCATCCCGGGCCCGTGATGTCGAGGCCCCAACCGGTGACAGACTCGGCAACACCGACCAAGCGCACACGCGTCGGGAACCTCGGCGAGCCAGGCCCCCAGCACGAGGGCAGCGGCCTCGGGCGTCGTCGGTGGAAGTCCGCTCAGGGGGTCGACCTTCATGTCGTTCGTGCCGAGTGCCACCACGAGCACGTCGGGGGTGACCCCCTGGCGGCTCGGGTGATTCCAGAGATTCAGATACGTGTAGTTGACGGTCGCGCCGATCCAACCTGTGACGTTGGCCTGGTTGCCGCCCGCGACGATCTCGTCGGTGATCCACGACTCGGTGCCCTTCAGGCCTGATGTCTCGCTCGAGAACACCAGCGAGTCGCCCATGATGACGACCGACGGGGATTCGGGGTCACCGACCCACTGCCCGATTCTGCACGAGGAGAGAAGCAAGCCGAGGAGTAGAACAATCCCGCCGTATCGGACCATGGCGAAGAGTACTACCGATTCGCCGCCATCGGACGCGAGGTTTGGTTTGTTTGACCCGCTGGTCTTCGTCGAGTTGGCCGGTGTCGATCAGGTCAGCGGGCCACGCGGTGGCCCTCCGGGTCAGATGGGCTGTGGGGTGTTCAGGAAGCTGACGTTGTCGAGCAGGATCTGCTTCTGCTCCGCAGCGTTGAACTCCTTGAGTTCGACCAGATAGTCGAGCGGCTTGGGCAGGCCTTCGATGTGGGGCCAGTCGGAGCCGAAGATCACGCGATCGGTGCCCATGAACGCGGCCACCTCGTTGACGTCGTCCTCCCAGAACGGGTTGATCCAGACGTGCTGCTTGAAGGTGTCGGTCGGATGGTCGTTGAACCAGCCGAAGCTCTTCTTGACCGTCTGGTCGAACTTGCGGAACATCGGGCCGAGGAAGTCGGAGCCGTTCTCGACCGAGGCGAACCGCAGGTTCGGGAAGCGATCGAAGATCTTCTGGAACACCGCCTGGATGAGCCAGTCCTGGGCCGCACGCTCGATCGAGAAACTGCCGATCGAGGGACCGCTGTAGTTGCCCTTGCCGAGACCGGCAGCGGAGAAGCGCCCGTCGGCGTAGCCCTGCGTGGAATAGCCCGAGTCGGACGCGTGCACGACCAGCGTGACACCGGCTTCGTTGATCCGCGACCAGACCGGATCGAAGTGCGGATCGAACGGCGACTTCACCCCGGTGGGCGTGGTGACCGGCGCAGGTCGCATGACCAGCACGCGGGCGCCGGCAGCGATGACCTTGTCGACCTCGGCCGCGGCCGCGTCGACATCGCCGAGGCACAGGTAGGGGGCACCGAAGATGGTGTCCTTGTAGTCGTAGCCCCAGTCTTCGAGGAGCCACTGGTTGAAGGCCGTCATCATGGCGCTGCACGCCTCGACGTCGTCCTTGATGAGCTCTTCGTAGAGCACGCCCAGGGTCGGGAAGAGCCACACCGATTGGAGGCCCTGCGACTCGATCAGCTCGACCCGAGCGTCGTTGTTCATGTAGTACGGCGGCAGCGGCTCGCGCTCCTTGAGCATCTCGAGCGGGCTGCGACCGCTGGGGTTGCCCTTGAAGTATTCGTGGAGCGCGCCGGGCATCGCCACCGGGTCCCAGGTGGGGTTGACGACCGCGTGGCTGATCTGACCGCCGACCAGGTGGTACTTGCGACCGTCCTGCTCGACCCACTGCACGACCCGGGGTTGCATCTCCGCCGGCACATGACGAGTGAACGCATCGAGCGCCTCGTAGTAGTGGTTGTCGGCGTCGAAGGGCTTGTAGTCGA is drawn from Acidimicrobiales bacterium and contains these coding sequences:
- a CDS encoding SGNH/GDSL hydrolase family protein; the encoded protein is MGDSLVFSSETSGLKGTESWITDEIVAGGNQANVTGWIGATVNYTYLNLWNHPSRQGVTPDVLVVALGTNDMKVDPLSGLPPTTPEAAALVLGAWLAEVPDACALGRCCRVCHRLGPRHHGPGMERHAGRNSLGACRRGVRRMGASPGMDRRRCLSAPDSRWESCLPGPPGLGRNELSGVTLSPSGRSERTLTSC
- a CDS encoding amidohydrolase family protein, with amino-acid sequence MTPEDLDYKPFDADNHYYEALDAFTRHVPAEMQPRVVQWVEQDGRKYHLVGGQISHAVVNPTWDPVAMPGALHEYFKGNPSGRSPLEMLKEREPLPPYYMNNDARVELIESQGLQSVWLFPTLGVLYEELIKDDVEACSAMMTAFNQWLLEDWGYDYKDTIFGAPYLCLGDVDAAAAEVDKVIAAGARVLVMRPAPVTTPTGVKSPFDPHFDPVWSRINEAGVTLVVHASDSGYSTQGYADGRFSAAGLGKGNYSGPSIGSFSIERAAQDWLIQAVFQKIFDRFPNLRFASVENGSDFLGPMFRKFDQTVKKSFGWFNDHPTDTFKQHVWINPFWEDDVNEVAAFMGTDRVIFGSDWPHIEGLPKPLDYLVELKEFNAAEQKQILLDNVSFLNTPQPI